From the [Chlorobium] sp. 445 genome, the window CCAGGCGCACGCAAGCGGTCAGATTGACCATGCGTTCTGCTGCCGCCCCCAAAGTGATGGCGTTTTACAACGCCCTGAAATCCTTTTCCTTTTGAGATACCAATAACATCTACAAGGTCACCTTCTTTGAAAATATCAGCCTTGAAACTGTCGCCTGCTTTAAGCTCAAGTCCAAGGGTTTCTTTGCGAAACTCCTTAACAAAGTACGCTGGCGAAAGATTAGCTTTTTTGAAGTGTCCTTGCTGCGGCTTCGGTGTGCGCGAGACTTTCTTCTCGTCAAATGCCACTTGATATGCAGCATAACCGTCTTTCTCAACGGTCTTTACTTGTGAAACATAGCAAGGCCCAGCTTCAATTACTGTGCAAGGAATAACTTTACCTTTTGCATCGTAGATGCTGGTCATTCCGACCTTTTTGCCCAGAATCGCACTCATACTTGTTTGATTTTGTAACCACGAAATTTTTCGGGTTAATGAATCTTTAGAATGTCTTTTTTTGCAGAGTTTCTCCAGCGTGTGGTTCAGCCTTTGATTTCCACATCAACGCCGCTGGGGAGTTCCAACTTCATCAGCAAATCTATTGTCTTACCGCTTGGGTTAATGATTTCGATTAACCGTTTGTGCGACGCCACCATAAACTGCTCACGCGACTTCTTATCTACGTGTGGCGAGCGGTTAACGGTGTAGACTTGTGACTCCGTCGGGAGTGGAATCGGTCCCGAAATAATCGCATCTGTTTGCTTGACCACATCAATGATTTTCTCCGCCCATTTATCCACCAAGCTGTGGTCGTAAGACTTTAACTTGATGCGGATTTTTTGCTGTGCTGCCACGACCTAGTGCTGTTGAGTTTTTAGGACAAAAAAGGAGTGAGCGCTTTATGCCCACTCCTTAAACCCTGTAATATGTTTTTACTCGATAATTTTGGTTACTGCACCTGCGCCGACAGTTTTACCTCCTTCACGAATAGCGAAGCGTAAGCCTTCATCCATAGCAATAGGC encodes:
- a CDS encoding 50S ribosomal protein L3, translating into MSAILGKKVGMTSIYDAKGKVIPCTVIEAGPCYVSQVKTVEKDGYAAYQVAFDEKKVSRTPKPQQGHFKKANLSPAYFVKEFRKETLGLELKAGDSFKADIFKEGDLVDVIGISKGKGFQGVVKRHHFGGGSRTHGQSDRLRAPGSLGGSSFPSRSFKGLRMAGRMGGETVTAKNLKVMKVLAESNLIVVKGAVPGKKGGYVQIVTAKG
- a CDS encoding 30S ribosomal protein S10, which encodes MAAQQKIRIKLKSYDHSLVDKWAEKIIDVVKQTDAIISGPIPLPTESQVYTVNRSPHVDKKSREQFMVASHKRLIEIINPSGKTIDLLMKLELPSGVDVEIKG